Proteins co-encoded in one Spirosoma endbachense genomic window:
- a CDS encoding DUF6252 family protein: protein MKTAYLVILLTVSATLCLCSCSKKSDDVMPAQTTNTSPTPPVTAQTTPAQSTTQALGGFQVKVDGYLYTPDLTYALTTSPADNDYFGIYGLDSKTGNLVALLLPKTVGEGTFPINKVNMGIITVNKYDYSTRNDGTGTVTITKKTATNVIGTFSFTAYDATGLYKGTLTEGSFNVAFK from the coding sequence ATGAAAACGGCTTACCTGGTTATCCTACTCACGGTTTCTGCTACCCTTTGCCTTTGCTCATGCAGCAAAAAGTCCGACGACGTGATGCCGGCTCAAACCACAAACACATCCCCAACTCCACCTGTAACCGCTCAGACAACACCGGCTCAATCAACTACACAAGCCCTGGGTGGGTTTCAGGTCAAAGTAGATGGGTATCTCTATACGCCTGACTTGACTTATGCGCTGACGACTTCCCCCGCCGATAATGACTACTTCGGCATCTATGGGCTCGACAGTAAAACGGGGAATTTGGTGGCGCTGCTCTTACCCAAAACGGTGGGTGAAGGAACTTTCCCCATTAACAAGGTCAATATGGGTATCATAACGGTGAACAAATATGATTACTCGACCCGCAATGATGGCACGGGCACGGTAACGATTACCAAAAAGACGGCCACCAACGTGATTGGCACGTTTAGCTTTACGGCTTATGATGCAACGGGTCTGTACAAGGGCACTTTAACGGAAGGGAGTTTCAACGTGGCCTTTAAGTAA
- a CDS encoding FAD-dependent oxidoreductase produces MDTQKGLNLLENKRIAIVGGGPGGLTLALLLQRKGADVTVYERDYSQETRIQGAIVDLHVDSGLKVIKAAGLLDAFKANYMSGADKYRTLDQQANICVDEPSQGTAADFDNIHFRPEIDRGTLRNVLLNVLLPGTVIWDRQLTSLEEMATEWHLTFKNGTTAVADLVIGADGYRSKIRPYVTDSKALYSGVTIIQGEIDHPEKDCPEMDELIDRGNLMAIGVGKSIAAQPRGDGGLTFYASSLYAEDWIKTSGIDFTSPDDVYGYLVNFYEGWNPVFYTLFKACNYFVPRPLTYFPLDQPWATQSIITLIGDAAHLMPPSGEGVNTAMLDALDLSECLTSRKFTDLQTAIAAYEGQMRARAVILLAEALEGINEFASPSAASVKELVQQYNQKGS; encoded by the coding sequence ATGGACACGCAGAAAGGATTAAATTTACTAGAAAACAAACGGATAGCCATTGTTGGTGGTGGCCCCGGTGGATTAACACTCGCCCTACTTTTACAACGTAAAGGGGCTGATGTAACCGTATATGAACGGGATTATAGCCAAGAAACACGCATACAAGGTGCTATCGTTGATCTGCACGTTGACTCAGGCTTGAAAGTAATTAAAGCGGCCGGTTTGCTGGATGCTTTTAAAGCCAATTATATGTCAGGGGCTGATAAGTACCGTACGCTTGATCAGCAGGCCAACATTTGTGTGGATGAACCGAGTCAAGGTACCGCTGCCGATTTTGATAATATACACTTCAGGCCAGAGATTGACCGGGGGACACTTCGGAATGTGCTATTAAACGTTCTTTTACCGGGTACTGTGATTTGGGATCGTCAATTGACGAGCCTGGAGGAGATGGCTACTGAGTGGCACCTCACATTTAAAAATGGCACAACCGCAGTGGCCGATCTTGTCATTGGGGCCGATGGCTATCGGTCAAAGATCCGTCCTTATGTAACCGACAGTAAAGCCCTGTATTCGGGTGTCACGATCATCCAGGGTGAAATCGATCATCCTGAAAAGGATTGCCCTGAGATGGATGAGTTAATTGACAGAGGCAATCTGATGGCAATTGGCGTCGGGAAATCGATTGCGGCACAACCCAGAGGTGACGGGGGACTTACGTTTTATGCGTCATCACTATACGCCGAAGACTGGATTAAAACCAGTGGCATTGATTTTACGAGCCCAGACGACGTGTATGGGTATTTAGTTAATTTTTACGAAGGCTGGAATCCGGTATTTTATACTCTGTTTAAAGCTTGTAACTACTTCGTGCCTCGGCCTTTAACCTATTTTCCGTTAGATCAACCCTGGGCTACTCAATCAATTATCACACTGATAGGCGATGCGGCTCATTTAATGCCCCCATCCGGTGAGGGCGTCAATACGGCCATGCTGGATGCGTTGGATTTAAGTGAGTGCCTGACCAGTAGGAAATTCACGGATTTACAAACGGCTATTGCTGCTTATGAAGGCCAAATGCGGGCTAGGGCTGTTATTCTGTTGGCAGAAGCCCTGGAAGGGATCAATGAATTTGCTTCTCCCTCTGCGGCTTCCGTTAAAGAACTCGTACAGCAGTACAATCAAAAAGGATCTTAA
- a CDS encoding LytR/AlgR family response regulator transcription factor, giving the protein MTNCLIVDDEAPARALLIQHLSTLNGFTVLASLDNAVDAFTFLQTNPVDLAFLDIQMPKLSGLELIRSLKTSPKIILTTAYREYAATAFDLDALDYLVKPITQERFMRAVSKYMQYQNIPEVHAQIPSRFEEMYMFFKVGRDQTKIFLKDIIFIEGLADYIKVHTNGKSYVASEKLGYMEQKLPGDKFIRVHKSFIIAWDKLISYNAEQVHLVNQTLPLGRLYKGAFFRKIQTGHLSLPAFKPNSK; this is encoded by the coding sequence ATGACGAACTGCTTAATCGTTGATGATGAAGCACCAGCCAGGGCACTACTCATTCAGCATCTGTCAACCCTGAATGGGTTTACCGTCTTAGCCTCTTTAGACAATGCAGTCGATGCGTTCACGTTTCTGCAGACCAACCCGGTTGACCTGGCCTTCCTGGATATTCAGATGCCCAAACTATCAGGTCTTGAGTTGATACGATCGTTAAAGACCAGCCCCAAGATCATTTTAACGACTGCCTACAGGGAGTACGCAGCCACTGCCTTTGACCTGGATGCTTTAGATTATTTAGTTAAACCGATTACCCAGGAGCGATTCATGAGAGCCGTTTCAAAGTACATGCAGTATCAAAACATTCCTGAGGTACATGCCCAAATTCCCAGCCGCTTTGAGGAGATGTATATGTTTTTTAAGGTTGGACGGGATCAAACAAAAATTTTCCTTAAGGACATCATTTTTATTGAGGGGTTGGCTGACTACATAAAGGTGCACACGAACGGAAAGTCGTACGTAGCGTCAGAAAAATTAGGGTATATGGAGCAGAAACTCCCTGGCGATAAGTTCATTCGGGTGCACAAATCGTTTATTATTGCGTGGGATAAACTAATCAGTTACAACGCTGAGCAGGTTCATCTAGTTAACCAAACACTTCCGCTGGGCCGATTATATAAAGGTGCCTTTTTCCGAAAGATCCAGACCGGACACCTAAGCTTGCCAGCCTTTAAGCCCAACTCCAAGTAG
- a CDS encoding amidohydrolase family protein: MKQLISFLLFVLASPRMQAQTSSKKAFIIKDVNVIAMTSPNNGVYQATVVIKNGHIESINGAVPNDATVIDGKNKWLIPGLIDMHVHPPTDFSLKPGMPTGPASITFSTQDIMTPYLANGVTTLLNLNASMESFCQRREIQKGYALGPRMALAALLNGGTGTGRLTNTSEQGRQAVRDAKQEGYEFIKLYSQLSAETYIAIIDEATKLGLKTIGHIPDAFQGKLEQAFVPHFGMVAHAEEFSKHAKDFTDQEARRFAQLAKENGTWLCPTLTAIVQIADQARSLDGLKSLPTLRYVHPLLRSKWLTANNYNKNTSLERVAYFEKLINFQFHLVRAFKEAGVPIVAGTDAGVSGVVGGFSLHDELELLEKAGLAPEEVLASATRLPASWLGIDNEVGTIEVGKLADLVLLDANPLDAITNTRKISGVFVNGQWLTGAKLKAMLAELAKRNLDSKGQYDWKRLMGK, from the coding sequence ATGAAACAACTGATTTCCTTCCTCCTGTTTGTTTTAGCCTCGCCCAGGATGCAGGCTCAGACCAGCTCAAAAAAAGCCTTCATCATTAAAGACGTGAATGTCATTGCTATGACCTCACCTAATAACGGGGTCTATCAGGCAACAGTTGTCATCAAAAATGGGCACATTGAATCGATCAACGGGGCCGTTCCCAACGATGCGACCGTCATTGACGGAAAAAACAAATGGCTTATTCCCGGACTAATCGATATGCACGTTCATCCGCCCACTGATTTTTCCCTCAAGCCTGGAATGCCCACTGGGCCAGCTAGCATTACCTTCAGTACGCAGGATATCATGACACCCTATCTGGCCAATGGGGTAACCACCTTACTTAACCTGAATGCTAGCATGGAATCGTTTTGCCAACGAAGGGAAATTCAGAAGGGCTATGCCTTAGGCCCACGGATGGCATTAGCAGCGCTCCTGAATGGAGGTACCGGGACTGGACGTTTAACCAATACGTCAGAGCAGGGCCGTCAGGCCGTTCGTGATGCCAAACAGGAAGGCTATGAATTTATTAAACTCTATTCCCAACTCAGTGCCGAAACGTATATAGCCATTATCGATGAAGCCACTAAACTGGGATTAAAGACGATTGGGCATATCCCGGATGCCTTTCAGGGGAAATTAGAACAAGCTTTTGTACCCCATTTCGGCATGGTTGCCCATGCTGAGGAATTTTCCAAACACGCCAAAGACTTTACGGATCAGGAAGCCAGGCGATTTGCTCAGCTGGCCAAAGAAAACGGAACCTGGTTATGCCCGACGTTAACGGCAATCGTTCAGATTGCCGATCAAGCCCGTTCTCTTGATGGACTAAAATCGTTACCTACTCTGCGCTATGTGCATCCCCTGTTACGGAGCAAATGGTTGACAGCCAACAATTACAATAAGAATACGAGTCTAGAACGAGTCGCCTATTTCGAAAAACTGATCAACTTTCAATTTCACCTGGTGCGTGCGTTTAAGGAAGCCGGTGTGCCGATAGTGGCCGGTACAGACGCTGGCGTTTCGGGTGTAGTGGGCGGATTTTCGCTGCATGATGAGTTGGAATTGCTGGAAAAGGCCGGATTGGCACCCGAAGAAGTTTTAGCTTCCGCTACCCGTTTACCGGCTAGTTGGCTGGGGATAGATAACGAAGTGGGCACAATCGAAGTGGGGAAATTGGCTGACCTGGTTTTACTGGATGCCAATCCGCTCGACGCCATAACGAATACACGAAAAATTTCGGGTGTATTTGTCAATGGACAGTGGTTGACTGGGGCTAAACTAAAGGCGATGCTAGCTGAGCTGGCGAAACGTAATCTTGACTCGAAAGGCCAATACGATTGGAAGCGGCTAATGGGTAAATAA
- a CDS encoding sensor histidine kinase, with translation MKLTREVAFNAVFWMLYFFYQWLGLASLYGDYHSYFINACMALPVAFLFSWLAVHYLIKKRLAETSKVTVWVYLILCSLFLLLVRRYINYYHLYPRYFPQAQHMPFLSAGKMLVELVNLYTITGLYALYYFIRSWYEERFRVHQLVQQKTTAELDLLKAQVQPHFMFNTLNNMYATALKSSPETASLIAHLSGFLEYNLYASTQAMVPLATEISYIEHYIELQKNRFGPKLDVSINRYTSIHDLQIAPLLLLPLVENSFKHGVASSPGFSWIRIDISRLEGKFSVKIANSKDEQGPIPVSATGGIGLSNVKKRLLLLYPDAHDLTIIDELHSYLISLTIKT, from the coding sequence ATGAAACTAACGAGAGAAGTTGCGTTTAATGCCGTTTTCTGGATGCTGTATTTCTTCTATCAGTGGCTAGGTCTGGCATCTCTGTATGGGGATTATCACAGCTACTTTATCAATGCGTGCATGGCCTTGCCGGTCGCTTTCCTCTTTTCCTGGCTGGCCGTTCATTACTTGATCAAGAAGCGACTGGCGGAAACCAGCAAGGTAACAGTCTGGGTGTATCTGATTCTCTGCTCGCTTTTTTTGCTTCTAGTCAGGCGGTACATCAATTATTATCATCTTTATCCAAGGTACTTTCCGCAAGCCCAGCATATGCCTTTTCTTTCGGCTGGAAAAATGCTGGTCGAGCTTGTTAACCTATACACGATAACCGGCTTATATGCTTTGTATTATTTTATACGATCCTGGTATGAGGAACGCTTTCGGGTACACCAGTTGGTGCAGCAGAAAACAACGGCAGAACTGGACCTTCTGAAAGCACAGGTCCAGCCACATTTTATGTTCAATACGTTAAATAATATGTATGCTACGGCCTTGAAAAGCAGTCCGGAAACGGCATCGCTGATTGCTCATCTGTCGGGTTTTCTGGAGTATAATTTATATGCATCAACTCAAGCGATGGTGCCCTTAGCAACTGAGATTTCTTATATCGAACATTATATCGAACTTCAAAAAAACAGATTTGGCCCCAAACTGGATGTCTCGATTAATAGGTATACCTCCATCCATGATCTCCAGATCGCTCCTTTGCTCTTATTGCCTTTGGTGGAGAACAGCTTTAAACATGGCGTGGCTAGCTCGCCAGGATTTAGCTGGATTCGTATTGATATCTCCAGGCTGGAGGGCAAATTTTCGGTTAAGATTGCCAACAGTAAGGACGAACAAGGTCCAATCCCTGTATCCGCTACTGGAGGGATTGGCCTGTCAAACGTAAAAAAAAGATTGTTATTACTCTATCCGGATGCTCATGATCTAACGATTATTGACGAGCTTCATTCGTACCTGATTAGTTTGACGATTAAAACTTAG
- a CDS encoding transposase — MVGKRQLSPASGTLSLLGKVVPTTNFYRQLKQSLDLTFLYELVAPCSGKCGHQSIDPVLFFKLMLVAHLENLSSDRALIRHYQLRPSRLGVY, encoded by the coding sequence ATGGTCGGCAAACGGCAACTCTCCCCGGCATCAGGTACACTTTCCCTGCTCGGTAAGGTTGTACCAACCACTAATTTTTACCGCCAGTTGAAGCAAAGTCTTGATCTGACGTTTCTCTATGAGCTGGTTGCTCCCTGTTCCGGCAAGTGCGGCCACCAGTCGATTGACCCCGTGCTGTTTTTTAAGCTGATGTTGGTCGCGCATCTGGAAAATCTTTCCTCGGATCGAGCCCTGATTCGCCATTACCAACTGCGGCCGTCGCGGTTGGGAGTTTATTGA
- a CDS encoding PadR family transcriptional regulator translates to MRRVFLGELEEVVLLTVAALQESAYCASVTQTIDQQMGRSISFPSVHTTLQRLEEKGFVVSQMGGATAERGGRPKRLFTVTLAGQRALIECRHLRAQLWEQISSPILQLWGV, encoded by the coding sequence ATGAGACGAGTATTTTTAGGTGAGTTGGAAGAAGTCGTCTTGCTCACAGTAGCTGCCCTACAGGAGTCAGCTTACTGTGCTTCGGTTACCCAAACCATTGACCAGCAAATGGGCCGTAGCATCAGCTTTCCCTCCGTACACACCACCTTACAACGCTTGGAAGAAAAAGGCTTTGTCGTTTCTCAGATGGGCGGAGCCACCGCCGAGCGGGGCGGACGCCCAAAACGGCTGTTTACCGTCACCCTGGCTGGACAACGGGCATTGATCGAGTGTCGGCACCTACGGGCTCAATTATGGGAGCAGATTTCATCTCCAATTTTACAGCTATGGGGGGTTTAA
- a CDS encoding sensor histidine kinase, with amino-acid sequence MKHLFALPLFMLSSLVMAQNNYVAKSANASLLGTDYQLVATGATISGPLTAGGNSYIDPTSTRTSTEIKRMVYQYETEKREVPLKLLQQQVKFTQQEAERSPFRTNVLLIGAALLLLLGGSLSAWLLNQSKLHRVGEAQKLRKQIAHDLHDDVGSTLSSISMLSGYTNILLSQNQPESAQKMVQKIYTDARQILESIDEIIWTINPDNDTLHRIALRLQEYAQPLMESKNITFSFQMDAGLEEAPISMEVRRNLYLISKEAINNLIKYSQATQATICFEKKDGQLQVLIEDNGRGFVVDGPSQRNGQANMRQRAVSLGGTLAIESITGQGTRLQLIMNP; translated from the coding sequence ATGAAACATCTGTTCGCTCTACCACTTTTTATGCTTAGCAGCCTGGTCATGGCTCAGAATAACTATGTTGCTAAGTCAGCGAATGCCAGTTTGCTTGGAACAGACTATCAATTAGTAGCCACGGGTGCTACTATAAGTGGCCCACTAACGGCGGGAGGCAATTCCTATATAGACCCCACCTCTACCCGTACTTCGACTGAAATCAAGCGGATGGTGTATCAATACGAAACCGAAAAGAGAGAAGTCCCACTAAAACTGCTTCAGCAACAAGTAAAATTTACTCAGCAGGAAGCCGAACGCTCACCATTTCGCACCAATGTACTGCTCATTGGTGCTGCTCTATTGCTGTTGCTGGGCGGGTCTCTTAGCGCCTGGCTGTTGAATCAATCCAAACTGCATCGAGTAGGGGAAGCTCAAAAACTGCGCAAACAGATCGCTCATGATTTACACGATGACGTGGGCAGTACGTTGAGCAGTATCTCCATGCTCAGCGGCTACACCAACATCTTACTGAGCCAGAACCAGCCCGAATCCGCTCAGAAGATGGTCCAGAAGATCTATACCGATGCCCGTCAGATTCTTGAATCCATTGATGAGATCATCTGGACGATTAATCCCGATAACGATACGTTACACCGCATCGCCCTACGCTTGCAGGAGTACGCCCAGCCCTTGATGGAGTCAAAAAACATTACGTTTTCGTTTCAGATGGATGCTGGCTTGGAAGAGGCTCCAATCTCCATGGAAGTACGTCGAAATCTTTATCTAATCAGCAAAGAAGCGATTAACAACCTGATCAAATACTCCCAGGCGACACAGGCAACCATTTGTTTTGAGAAGAAAGACGGGCAGCTTCAGGTCCTAATTGAAGATAATGGTCGAGGATTTGTAGTTGATGGCCCCAGTCAGCGTAATGGGCAGGCCAACATGAGACAGCGAGCTGTGTCCCTAGGTGGAACATTAGCCATAGAGTCAATAACAGGACAAGGAACCCGTTTACAGTTGATTATGAACCCATGA
- a CDS encoding AraC family transcriptional regulator, with protein MSKKNNDIPVIKLPDGIGEGIIIAKASFDDSSDFKEVARAHRDGGHSFFLQEKGVTHIEIDFQLYQVEAPAVFYMHPNQVHRVVEFNKATISSWIISNENLLPEYLHILEELSPVNPLPLQTEALAILSQTASLCIQLSERKHEKLYYQLLKESCNLLVALVASQYLAQAKPAYNYTRFDLITKAFKSELERQFTTTKSPASYAERLNISTPYLNECVKTTTGHSVSYHIQQRIVLEAKRLLHHSDKSVKEIAADLGYEDYSYFVRLFSKSAGVTPLTFRSKNLD; from the coding sequence ATGTCAAAAAAAAACAACGATATCCCGGTTATCAAGTTGCCTGATGGAATTGGCGAAGGAATAATCATTGCTAAAGCATCGTTTGATGATTCATCCGATTTTAAGGAAGTAGCCCGAGCGCACCGCGACGGTGGCCATTCCTTTTTCCTTCAGGAAAAAGGAGTTACACATATCGAAATTGACTTTCAACTCTATCAAGTAGAAGCTCCAGCGGTTTTCTACATGCATCCCAATCAAGTACATCGGGTGGTCGAGTTTAACAAGGCTACGATTAGCAGTTGGATTATCTCCAACGAAAATCTCCTACCGGAATACCTGCACATATTAGAAGAGCTCTCACCCGTCAATCCCTTGCCGCTGCAAACAGAAGCGCTAGCCATTCTTTCCCAAACCGCTTCGCTTTGTATCCAACTTTCTGAACGAAAGCACGAGAAACTTTACTACCAGCTATTGAAAGAAAGCTGCAATTTGTTAGTCGCCTTAGTGGCCTCGCAGTATCTGGCCCAAGCAAAACCAGCCTACAACTACACCCGATTTGACCTGATTACCAAAGCGTTCAAATCCGAGCTGGAACGGCAGTTTACAACAACCAAAAGTCCGGCCAGCTACGCTGAACGCCTTAATATATCGACTCCGTATTTGAATGAATGTGTCAAAACGACTACGGGTCATTCGGTTTCGTATCACATCCAGCAGCGTATCGTATTAGAGGCAAAGCGGCTGCTTCATCATTCTGACAAATCGGTAAAAGAGATAGCCGCTGATCTGGGCTATGAGGATTATTCTTATTTTGTCAGGCTCTTTAGCAAAAGTGCGGGCGTGACACCCCTTACATTTCGGAGTAAAAACCTCGATTAG
- a CDS encoding helix-turn-helix domain-containing protein has product MNSQSFIPSLPLRPYVEEYTFLQSSINFPFIQSLPPGGRSGILFNLGSECQIGFSKSTQIVPTIALGGQLTQTLHITHQAGCQLLLITFRTNGLYQLFGAPMSEFVNQLLDVELIFPPLLRQQWREMLDQLREIDSIQERIRLIEKQLLVYVNRAPIIHNNWVKEASTWLAQPGNGRIQKLSTEIRISPRQLSREFSRQVGITPKSFVQVMRFRNIFRAVHSQKTCSWSDLVHLGGWYDQAHFCNDIYEITGLTPSAFFAQHSATAGLLMNNHDIIR; this is encoded by the coding sequence GTGAACTCTCAAAGCTTTATTCCTTCGCTGCCTTTACGGCCATATGTGGAAGAGTATACCTTCCTACAATCATCTATAAATTTTCCATTCATACAGAGCCTGCCCCCTGGAGGACGCTCCGGCATCCTATTTAACTTAGGCTCTGAATGTCAGATAGGGTTTTCCAAGTCGACACAAATAGTGCCTACTATTGCCCTTGGTGGACAATTAACTCAAACATTGCATATAACGCATCAAGCTGGCTGCCAACTCCTGTTGATCACGTTCCGTACAAACGGGCTATACCAATTATTTGGTGCACCAATGAGTGAATTTGTCAACCAATTGCTTGATGTTGAATTAATTTTCCCACCATTACTTCGTCAACAATGGCGGGAAATGCTGGATCAGCTTAGGGAAATCGATTCGATTCAGGAACGCATTCGCCTGATCGAAAAGCAATTACTGGTATATGTGAATCGGGCACCGATCATTCACAACAATTGGGTAAAGGAAGCGAGCACTTGGCTAGCCCAGCCTGGTAATGGACGCATCCAGAAACTATCGACGGAAATTCGAATTAGTCCACGGCAACTCAGTCGGGAATTCAGTCGGCAAGTAGGTATTACCCCCAAAAGTTTTGTACAGGTTATGCGATTTCGAAATATATTTAGAGCGGTCCATAGCCAGAAAACTTGCTCCTGGTCAGATTTGGTCCACCTGGGTGGCTGGTATGATCAGGCGCATTTTTGCAACGATATCTATGAGATTACGGGCTTAACTCCTTCTGCTTTTTTTGCCCAACACTCGGCAACGGCAGGTTTATTAATGAATAATCACGACATCATTAGGTAA
- a CDS encoding DUF1624 domain-containing protein, giving the protein MKRNNGIDVMRGLVMIIMALDHVRDLLHITSLSQSPTNLTTTTPVLFFTRWVTYLCAPTFVFLAGTSAFLSMSAKNDLPATRRFLLSRGIWLVGLEFSLVNFGMWFDPHFDVLIVEVIAAIGVGFLILSALLKLPPRTIGFIGGMIVALHELVSLLPVPDNLLLKVLLSLFSPMAFPYATRKLFFVAYPPIPWLGIMLIGYGAGHFFASTEKNQRRIFLRIGLVSLGLFIALRVANLYGDPVNWSPQKNLLYTFLSFINVTKYPPSLQFCLLFLGIMFLILSLVQGLKNNWTDRVGVYGKTPLFYFLVHWYLIHPLVFVMVFLQGFNWSDLVFGTNFGRPKTGSGVELWAIYLIWVFIVMVMYPLCRWYGIYKERHKEQKWLRYI; this is encoded by the coding sequence ATGAAAAGAAACAACGGTATTGATGTTATGCGCGGTCTGGTCATGATCATTATGGCCTTGGACCACGTTCGGGATCTGTTGCATATAACCTCGTTATCACAATCTCCCACGAACCTGACCACCACCACACCGGTGTTATTTTTTACCCGATGGGTCACATATTTATGTGCACCAACTTTTGTATTTCTTGCTGGTACATCCGCTTTTCTGTCCATGAGCGCTAAAAATGATCTGCCCGCTACCAGGCGTTTCCTGCTGTCAAGGGGCATCTGGTTGGTAGGGTTAGAGTTCAGTCTGGTCAATTTCGGTATGTGGTTCGACCCACATTTCGATGTCCTGATCGTTGAGGTGATTGCCGCTATTGGGGTTGGATTTCTGATCCTCAGCGCGTTGCTAAAATTACCTCCCCGAACAATCGGGTTTATCGGCGGTATGATCGTCGCGCTTCATGAGTTGGTCAGCTTGCTTCCTGTTCCAGACAACTTGCTGTTAAAAGTACTGCTGTCACTTTTCTCACCCATGGCTTTCCCGTATGCTACCAGGAAACTATTTTTTGTCGCCTATCCGCCTATCCCCTGGCTCGGCATTATGCTGATCGGCTATGGTGCGGGCCATTTTTTTGCGTCAACCGAAAAAAACCAACGACGGATCTTTCTGAGGATAGGATTAGTATCGCTAGGCTTATTTATTGCGTTAAGAGTAGCTAACCTATATGGTGATCCGGTTAACTGGTCTCCACAAAAGAATCTGCTTTACACGTTTCTCTCATTTATCAACGTGACCAAATATCCCCCATCGCTGCAGTTCTGTCTACTTTTTCTGGGGATCATGTTTCTGATTCTTTCGCTGGTACAAGGCCTGAAAAACAACTGGACGGATCGGGTGGGTGTATATGGAAAAACCCCACTGTTCTATTTCCTGGTGCACTGGTATTTGATCCACCCGCTTGTTTTTGTGATGGTCTTCCTGCAAGGATTCAACTGGTCTGATCTGGTATTCGGTACTAATTTCGGCCGACCAAAGACGGGCAGCGGAGTGGAGTTATGGGCTATTTATTTGATTTGGGTCTTCATCGTCATGGTGATGTACCCGCTTTGCAGATGGTATGGAATCTATAAGGAACGTCATAAAGAGCAGAAGTGGCTTCGCTATATCTGA
- a CDS encoding dihydrofolate reductase family protein — MSKLIAVMSMSLDGYVADKQDGVAEVFDWYTSGEVEIAAGGADAMTFHLSPPSAQHYKSLVHELGAVLTGRRTFEVAQGWGGNHGWGPAFVLTHSIPAGWPQPNSNVHFVTDGLESAVKQAKAAAAGKAVGVHGADTIQQCLNAGLLDELQIDIAAVLLGSGIRLFDQLANTPSVLGNPTVIAGIGVTHLRYPVLKGNPV; from the coding sequence ATGTCCAAACTTATTGCAGTCATGTCCATGTCGCTGGACGGCTATGTCGCCGACAAGCAGGATGGCGTAGCCGAAGTGTTTGATTGGTATACCTCGGGCGAGGTGGAAATTGCGGCTGGCGGAGCAGATGCCATGACATTTCACCTATCTCCTCCCAGTGCCCAGCATTACAAAAGTCTTGTTCATGAACTTGGCGCTGTACTAACCGGTAGACGAACCTTCGAGGTTGCCCAGGGATGGGGTGGCAATCATGGGTGGGGTCCAGCCTTCGTACTGACGCATTCGATTCCTGCTGGCTGGCCACAGCCTAACTCGAATGTACACTTCGTTACCGATGGTCTGGAATCGGCCGTCAAGCAAGCGAAAGCTGCGGCTGCTGGCAAGGCCGTTGGCGTTCATGGTGCGGATACCATTCAACAGTGCCTAAACGCGGGTTTACTGGATGAACTACAGATCGACATTGCTGCCGTTCTTCTGGGTTCTGGCATACGGCTCTTCGACCAGCTGGCTAACACCCCGTCTGTGCTTGGCAATCCAACAGTCATCGCTGGCATAGGCGTCACTCACCTGCGTTATCCTGTATTAAAGGGGAATCCAGTATAG
- a CDS encoding dihydrofolate reductase family protein produces the protein MRKLVLFAHISLDGFAGDINGDLGFLSYNEELQQFAQDLVKTVGAPVYGKNTYRLMASYWPTVLDDPNADKHSLDHARWVQQIPKVVFSTTLPSADWNNTTLINGNVVEKVNKLKQQPGKDLVIFGSPGLAKSLMNLGLIDDYKLTLHPVILGEGISLFDSNTQMRTLKLLESKTLGSGVVTLHYTAR, from the coding sequence ATGAGAAAGTTAGTTTTGTTTGCTCATATTTCCCTGGATGGTTTTGCCGGAGACATTAACGGCGACCTCGGTTTTTTGTCCTACAATGAGGAGCTTCAACAATTCGCACAAGATCTAGTAAAAACGGTAGGCGCTCCTGTCTACGGTAAGAATACGTATCGATTAATGGCAAGTTACTGGCCCACCGTTTTGGACGATCCAAATGCTGATAAACATTCTCTTGACCATGCACGATGGGTGCAACAGATTCCAAAAGTCGTTTTTTCGACAACACTACCTAGTGCAGATTGGAATAATACGACGCTGATCAACGGCAATGTAGTGGAAAAGGTAAACAAACTTAAACAGCAACCAGGCAAAGATCTTGTGATATTTGGCAGCCCTGGCCTGGCTAAGAGTCTGATGAATCTGGGACTGATCGATGACTATAAATTAACGCTGCATCCGGTCATACTCGGGGAAGGTATCAGTCTTTTCGACAGCAATACACAAATGCGTACATTGAAATTACTGGAATCAAAAACGCTCGGGTCGGGGGTAGTGACTTTGCATTACACGGCACGATGA